The proteins below are encoded in one region of Helianthus annuus cultivar XRQ/B chromosome 2, HanXRQr2.0-SUNRISE, whole genome shotgun sequence:
- the LOC110911591 gene encoding uncharacterized protein LOC110911591, whose protein sequence is MHVSVDAVGLWRMFEPDFKGQVELIAVELKKGFNLEILKNFRVPSKAVLEAPVPGDARGVLADLGKFEKRVPKKTVEKKTVKKTVRGRGKGSVEGSAAPSSVFEAAGSGAAAGGTAVVPPVVGEKRGPEQKAAGGGGPKRRRLQTRRVAPVQKKPAVAAGKYIPFLCFVYTMGGKYSLNTLCIAESRDAGYSFFDIPASPPHTAAAGAGVTKETVAPKEPVAPFVGPVRDPPLEKTVEATVDRIFDTVDSSDNLISPDEGDGLNLRFSDAGKQKSDAEVRQQDAEPQKSPAGEKGSGSSAGDAGHDGPPIQPGESELEYYYRTYSPGRSMVYHRPPWTVMQGDDISNDPAACKEILGGLGTPFEVERARAAPRELRVNQLSSMLVGTSIVANAILEDYKVLGRREEEAARMRAEAEKLVRTLAKLLADERKHWEEISSNERKKWNESWAKQNNLLFHTRQELANAKAANVALGNEKAAAEAAAAKALQAKDEALKAEVQARAVAVTDLTARVSDAEKRADAAVEAKDVLVSSFNQLEADREWLRTHGIARIVEAIMNAPETSSGLDLVKERAREAGFKAGFNRCIGHINVS, encoded by the exons ATGCATGTATCAgtggatgcggttggcttgtggaggatgtttgagcctgaTTTTAAGGGCCAGGTTGAACTGATCgcggttgagctgaagaaaggTTTCAACCTTGAAATTCTGAAGAACTTCCGCGTACCATCGAAAGCGGTGCTGGAAGCCCCGGTTCCGGGAGACGCAAGAG GTgtccttgcggatttggggaagtttgagaaacGCGTCCCCAAAAAGACTGTGGAGAAGAAAACGGTAAAAAAGACCGTGCGGGGTCGTGGTAAGGGGAGTGTTGAAGGCTCAGCTGCCCCTTCTTCCGTTTTcgaagccgcag gtagtggtgcggccgcgggtggaactgctgtggttccccccgttgttggagagaaaagggggccagagcagaaagctgctggtggtggtggaCCGAAGAGGCGGAGACTGCAGACCAGGAGAGTTGCTCCGGTGCAGAAGAAACCTGcagttgctgctggtaagtatatcccTTTTCTTTGTTTTGTATATACCATGGGTGGGAAATACTCATTGAATACTCTTTGTAttgcagaatcccgagatgcGGGGTATTCTTTTTTTGACATTCCTGCGTCTCCTCCGCACACCGCTGCCGCGGGTGCGGGTGTAACGAAAGAGACGGTCGCGCCCAAGGAGCCTGTGGCCCCTTTTGTTGGGCCAGTTCGTGATCCCCCtttggagaagacggtggagGCGACTGTTGACCGGATTTTTGATACTGTGGACTCCTCTGACAATCTAATCTCTCCTGATGAGGGTGATGGATTgaacttgaggttttcagatgccggtaagcagaagtctgatgctgaggtgcggcagcaggatgctgagccgcagaagtctcctgctgggGAGAAGGGTAGCGGCTCGTCTGCTGGTGATGCAGGTCAcgacgggcctccaattcagcctggggagtctgaattggagtattactaccgcacatATTCCCCGGGTCGCAGTATGGTATATCACCGACctccctggactgttatgcagggggatgatatctCAAATGACCCTGCGGCctgcaaggagattctgggtggtctgggcaccccttttgaagttGAGCGTGCCCGTGCCGCACCCCGAGAGCTGCGTGTAAACCAGCTCTCGTCAATGCTGGTAGGTACTTCCATCGTggctaatgccattttggaagattataaggtgctgggccgccgcgaggaggaggctgctcgtatgcgggcggaagccgagaagttg gtgcgtacccttgccAAACTCCTTGCTGATGAGCGTAAGCATTGGGAGGAAATTTCATCCaacgagcgcaagaagtggaacgaatcttgggctaagcagaacaaTCTTCTGTTTCATACTCGGCAGGAGCTAGCAAACGCCAAGGCGGCAAATGTTGCCTTGGGCAATGAAAAAGCTGCGGCTGAGGCCGCAGCAGCTAAAGCGCTGCAGGCAAAGGATGAGGCCctgaag gctgaggttcaggcccgggcgGTTGCGGTTACGGACCTTACTGCCCGTGTGTCTGATGCGGAGAAGCGAGCCGACGCTGCCGTTGAGGCCAAGGATgtcttggtgtcctcttttaaccagctggaagctgaccgtgagtggcTGCGGACTCACGGCATTGCGCGT ATTGTCGAGGCTataatgaatgcccctgagacctcATCTGGATTGGACCTGGTCAAGGAACGTGCGCGCGAGgctggcttcaaggctggttttaaccgctgcattgggcacaTCAAT GTATCGtaa